The following are encoded together in the Marinitoga sp. 38H-ov genome:
- the speD gene encoding adenosylmethionine decarboxylase, translating to MAKSLGRHIIAEFYECDKDILDDVDKIEELMKKASIESGATIVTSTFHRFLPHGVSGAVIVSESHFAIHTWPEYGYASVDIYTCGDHVDPWKSFEFLKKNFNSQRAQTIEHLRGIYEEIGIDENSPHKVEA from the coding sequence ATGGCTAAATCATTGGGAAGACATATTATAGCTGAATTTTATGAATGTGATAAAGATATTCTAGATGATGTTGATAAAATTGAAGAATTAATGAAAAAAGCATCTATCGAATCCGGTGCAACTATAGTTACTTCAACTTTCCACAGATTTTTGCCCCATGGGGTAAGTGGAGCTGTAATTGTTTCTGAATCTCATTTTGCTATTCATACTTGGCCTGAATACGGATATGCTTCTGTAGATATTTATACTTGTGGAGACCATGTTGATCCATGGAAAAGCTTTGAATTTTTAAAAAAGAATTTTAATTCACAAAGAGCACAAACAATAGAACATTTAAGAGGAATATACGAAGAAATTGGTATAGATGAAAATTCCCCACATAAAGTGGAAGCATAG
- a CDS encoding carbohydrate ABC transporter permease, translated as MASSISKRNRRNLILSEITLIIISLIIMAPVLLALSMSFMKPNEVYTFPPKLFPSSLHWENYKEALQLVDLSRMLLNSAIVAFFITFGKLITGTLAGYAFANFQFKGKNLSFMLLFITLFLPAETVMILPLFLIMKQFGWINTYYALIIPFTASATNAFLMRQHFMTIPKELSDAAKIDGATSMQYFWRILLPLSKSMLGGAALINFVYAWNLYLWPLIVTMDDKMKTVQIGVKMLIDAEAANNWGTIMAGTMIALVPTLIIFFAIQNLFVKSLVSSGLKG; from the coding sequence ATGGCTTCAAGTATTTCTAAACGTAATAGAAGAAATTTAATACTTTCTGAAATTACTTTAATAATAATATCTTTAATTATAATGGCTCCTGTATTATTAGCTTTAAGTATGAGTTTTATGAAACCAAATGAAGTTTATACATTTCCACCAAAATTGTTTCCTAGTTCTTTACATTGGGAAAATTATAAGGAAGCATTGCAATTGGTAGATTTAAGTAGAATGTTATTAAATTCTGCCATTGTTGCATTTTTTATAACTTTTGGAAAATTAATTACAGGTACATTGGCTGGTTATGCTTTTGCCAATTTTCAATTTAAAGGTAAAAACCTTTCATTTATGTTGTTATTTATAACCTTATTTTTACCAGCTGAAACTGTAATGATTTTGCCACTATTTTTAATAATGAAACAATTTGGATGGATAAATACATATTATGCTTTGATTATACCCTTTACAGCTAGTGCAACAAATGCTTTTTTAATGAGACAACATTTTATGACAATTCCTAAAGAACTTAGTGATGCCGCTAAAATTGACGGAGCAACTTCTATGCAATATTTTTGGAGAATATTATTACCATTATCAAAATCCATGCTTGGTGGTGCTGCATTAATTAATTTTGTATATGCCTGGAATCTTTATTTGTGGCCATTAATTGTAACTATGGATGACAAAATGAAAACAGTGCAAATAGGGGTTAAAATGTTAATTGATGCTGAAGCTGCTAATAATTGGGGAACTATTATGGCAGGTACAATGATCGCTCTTGTGCCAACACTGATTATATTCTTTGCAATTCAAAATTTATTTGTTAAAAGTCTTGTTAGCTCCGGTCTTAAAGGATAA
- a CDS encoding sugar ABC transporter permease, translating into MSWKSKLTPYLLLIPTFIIIIIFIYWPAAYSFKLSFYQESFFGNRSVFVGLENFIDLFTDPEYYTVVLTSFLYSFSSVFITIFIAFLISQLLVQNIPGTRLFRLFIFAPYAISPAIAGTLWSFLLTPTVGYLNYLFLELFGINTDWLTTTPYAFIAVMLATIWKMLPFDLIFYIAGLQSIPDSLLESSMIDGANLWQRMWKIKFPLLSPITFYLFIMNFTTTMFASFGIIDIMTKGGPLGTTTTMIYKLYLDAFAFQNNGSAAAQSIIMFAIMGIITVIYFKGVEKSVHYQ; encoded by the coding sequence ATGTCCTGGAAAAGTAAGTTGACTCCATATTTATTACTTATTCCAACATTTATTATAATAATTATCTTTATTTATTGGCCTGCAGCATACTCTTTTAAATTAAGTTTTTACCAAGAATCTTTTTTTGGAAACAGAAGTGTTTTTGTTGGTCTTGAAAATTTTATAGATTTATTTACAGATCCAGAATATTATACTGTAGTTCTTACTTCATTTTTATATTCTTTTTCTTCAGTTTTTATTACTATATTTATAGCTTTTTTAATTTCTCAACTTTTAGTTCAAAATATACCAGGAACAAGGTTATTTAGGTTATTTATTTTTGCTCCATACGCTATATCGCCAGCAATTGCTGGTACATTGTGGTCATTTTTGCTTACTCCAACAGTTGGATATTTAAATTATCTTTTTTTAGAACTTTTTGGTATTAACACAGATTGGCTTACAACTACACCATATGCTTTTATAGCTGTTATGTTAGCTACTATTTGGAAAATGTTACCTTTTGATTTGATCTTTTATATAGCTGGACTACAATCGATTCCAGATTCATTATTGGAATCTTCAATGATAGATGGTGCTAATTTGTGGCAGAGAATGTGGAAGATTAAATTCCCACTACTATCACCAATAACTTTCTATTTATTTATCATGAATTTTACAACTACTATGTTTGCTTCTTTTGGTATTATAGATATAATGACAAAAGGTGGACCTCTTGGTACAACTACTACTATGATTTATAAGTTATATTTAGACGCTTTTGCATTCCAAAATAATGGTTCTGCTGCTGCCCAATCTATTATAATGTTTGCAATAATGGGTATTATTACTGTTATTTACTTTAAAGGCGTCGAAAAATCTGTTCATTATCAGTGA
- a CDS encoding ABC transporter substrate-binding protein: MKKLLVLLVVILSISMFAQVTIEFWHAMSGWRIELLQSMAEDFMKTHPDIKVNVQYTGSYRDTFNKAIAGVKAGNPPHIVQIYDIGTQAMIDGGVAVPIGDLIEEDPSIDQGAFLEQVTNYYTVDGKMYSMPFNSSTAILFYNKTMFKEVGLDPNKPPRTYDELIEYSRKLQKKDANGNVVRYGLTWPTHSWFFEQMMAVQNAPLVNNGNGRVGIRPTEAVFNSQEGKNIFNLFKKMTDEGLLLNTKREDWSGARQIFISQKAGMVLYSTSDVKFFVETAKENGFEVGTAFLPKPDLSVQGGTVIGGGSLWILKGHPKEEIDAAWEFVKWMTEPAQQIRWHLETGYFPVRKDAIEQLLAEGFYSEKPNYLTAIMELLLSKQTVNTNGAVMGVFPETREIIETEYENVINGKKTVDKALNDAVKAVNDALKRYNRVFK; this comes from the coding sequence ATGAAGAAGTTGTTAGTTTTATTAGTTGTTATTTTAAGTATTTCTATGTTTGCTCAAGTAACTATTGAGTTTTGGCATGCTATGAGCGGTTGGAGAATTGAATTGCTTCAAAGTATGGCTGAAGATTTTATGAAGACGCATCCAGATATTAAAGTTAATGTTCAATACACAGGTTCTTACAGAGACACATTTAACAAGGCTATAGCAGGTGTAAAAGCTGGTAATCCACCTCATATTGTACAAATTTATGATATTGGTACCCAAGCAATGATTGATGGTGGAGTAGCTGTTCCTATTGGTGATTTAATCGAAGAAGATCCAAGTATTGATCAAGGTGCATTTTTAGAACAAGTTACTAATTATTATACAGTTGATGGAAAAATGTATTCTATGCCATTTAATTCATCAACAGCTATATTATTCTATAACAAAACTATGTTCAAAGAAGTTGGTTTAGATCCTAATAAACCACCAAGAACATATGATGAGTTAATAGAATACTCAAGAAAATTACAAAAGAAAGATGCAAATGGAAATGTTGTTAGATACGGTTTAACTTGGCCAACTCACTCATGGTTCTTCGAACAAATGATGGCTGTTCAAAATGCTCCATTAGTAAATAATGGAAATGGTAGGGTTGGAATTAGACCTACAGAAGCTGTATTTAATAGTCAAGAAGGAAAAAATATTTTCAATTTATTCAAAAAAATGACTGATGAAGGATTATTATTAAATACTAAAAGAGAAGATTGGTCAGGTGCAAGACAAATATTCATTTCTCAAAAAGCTGGTATGGTATTATATTCAACATCAGATGTTAAATTTTTTGTTGAAACAGCAAAAGAAAATGGATTTGAAGTTGGTACAGCATTTTTACCAAAACCTGATTTAAGTGTTCAAGGTGGAACTGTTATAGGTGGAGGTTCATTATGGATTCTTAAAGGACATCCAAAAGAAGAAATTGATGCTGCTTGGGAATTTGTAAAATGGATGACAGAACCTGCACAACAAATTAGATGGCATTTAGAAACAGGATATTTCCCAGTTAGAAAAGATGCTATAGAACAATTATTGGCTGAAGGTTTCTATTCAGAAAAACCTAATTATTTAACCGCTATTATGGAATTATTATTATCAAAACAAACAGTTAATACAAATGGTGCAGTTATGGGTGTATTCCCAGAAACAAGAGAAATAATAGAAACAGAATATGAAAATGTTATTAATGGCAAAAAGACAGTCGATAAAGCTTTAAATGACGCTGTTAAAGCTGTAAATGATGCTTTAAAGAGATATAACAGAGTGTTTAAATAA
- a CDS encoding cupin domain-containing protein — MKIGEKLKKLRLSRGLTQEELAVRADLTRGFISQLERDLTSPTLESLEMILRALGTNLKEFFSDFEEKKIIYKKSERVPIYDTPDGVKEELLMTDTEVKKIEPIIVELDPLAKTEEENYHEGSEFGYVLEGNIELWLDDVKHKAKTGDSFYFKSDKIHYIKNSSKKKKAKILWIEIQ, encoded by the coding sequence ATGAAAATAGGTGAGAAGTTAAAAAAATTAAGACTTTCTCGCGGTTTAACACAAGAAGAATTAGCAGTAAGAGCTGACCTTACTAGAGGGTTTATTTCTCAACTTGAAAGAGATTTAACTTCTCCTACTCTTGAAAGTTTAGAAATGATCTTAAGAGCTTTAGGTACTAATTTAAAAGAATTTTTCTCTGATTTTGAAGAAAAAAAGATTATATATAAAAAATCGGAAAGAGTTCCTATTTATGATACTCCAGATGGTGTCAAAGAAGAGTTATTGATGACAGATACAGAAGTAAAAAAAATAGAGCCTATTATTGTAGAATTAGATCCTCTAGCTAAAACAGAAGAAGAAAATTATCATGAGGGATCGGAATTTGGTTATGTTTTAGAAGGAAATATTGAACTTTGGTTAGATGACGTAAAACATAAGGCAAAAACAGGAGACTCCTTTTATTTTAAATCAGATAAAATACACTATATTAAAAATTCTAGCAAAAAGAAAAAAGCAAAAATATTATGGATAGAAATCCAATAA
- a CDS encoding NYN domain-containing protein, with product MDYQNQPVDPELIIERIKEMGKIVGGKAYAHWSKYPATMFSFSRHGIELIEMPEDGFENKKGNDIKLSIDAIETMFSLPHINVFVLVTGDADFVPLVKKLRIYGKEVIVVSRSKNTSKEMELSADVFIPYEDIVKSEKIEDKDSIEDIVDEIIRIIEEHQYNDVTENIIKRIVSGMKIDYRDFGFASYNDFINHLIKEIRNKLYSKNGEYSEYEENYMRYIERLLATSLIPLNLDQLVEKAHEKNPWISKNSKYSLKELIVKMIEEKRLWKNAKGYILVPIPRRWEIKHEKILPYPEYRENFVEYVYNLFKEQKVNSIIEAIHSAKKDLNLTNKVVGSFGIALKFSGKFIGKDGSDYVSMKTPVYLNADFDEFKKAVESFYVKSILKDEDIHEKNLPIVSTYIYSVENTKKLNEIISYLMDLQEVFYVKPYYKYYKNLNE from the coding sequence ATGGATTATCAAAATCAACCAGTTGATCCTGAACTAATTATTGAAAGAATTAAAGAAATGGGTAAAATTGTAGGCGGAAAAGCTTATGCCCATTGGTCAAAATATCCTGCAACTATGTTTTCATTTTCAAGACATGGTATTGAATTAATTGAAATGCCAGAGGATGGTTTTGAAAATAAAAAAGGAAATGATATAAAACTTTCTATTGATGCAATTGAAACTATGTTTTCTTTGCCTCATATTAATGTTTTTGTATTAGTTACAGGTGACGCGGATTTTGTACCTTTAGTAAAAAAATTGCGAATATATGGAAAAGAAGTTATTGTAGTAAGTAGAAGTAAAAATACTTCTAAAGAAATGGAATTATCTGCAGATGTTTTTATTCCCTACGAAGATATAGTAAAATCTGAAAAAATTGAAGATAAAGATTCTATTGAAGATATTGTCGATGAAATCATTAGAATAATAGAAGAACATCAATATAATGATGTAACTGAAAATATTATAAAAAGAATAGTTAGTGGAATGAAAATAGATTATAGAGATTTTGGATTTGCTTCATATAATGATTTTATTAATCATTTGATAAAAGAAATAAGAAATAAATTATATTCAAAAAATGGTGAATATAGTGAATATGAAGAAAATTATATGAGATATATAGAAAGATTACTAGCAACAAGTTTAATACCTTTAAATTTAGATCAATTAGTTGAAAAGGCACATGAAAAAAATCCATGGATTTCTAAAAATTCTAAATATTCACTTAAAGAATTAATAGTAAAAATGATTGAAGAAAAAAGATTGTGGAAAAACGCCAAAGGTTATATTTTAGTTCCAATACCTAGAAGATGGGAGATTAAGCATGAAAAAATTTTACCTTATCCAGAATATAGGGAAAACTTCGTTGAATATGTATATAATCTTTTCAAAGAACAAAAAGTTAATTCAATAATTGAAGCAATTCATTCAGCAAAAAAAGATTTAAATTTAACAAATAAGGTTGTAGGATCTTTTGGTATTGCTTTAAAATTTTCTGGTAAGTTTATAGGTAAAGATGGAAGTGATTATGTAAGTATGAAAACTCCCGTATATTTAAATGCTGATTTTGATGAATTTAAAAAGGCTGTAGAATCCTTTTATGTGAAAAGTATACTAAAAGATGAAGATATTCATGAGAAAAATTTACCTATTGTTTCTACATATATTTATAGCGTAGAAAATACAAAAAAACTCAATGAAATTATATCCTATTTAATGGATTTACAAGAAGTGTTTTATGTAAAACCATATTATAAGTATTATAAAAACTTAAACGAATGA
- a CDS encoding MFS transporter yields the protein MVERLPTWKKWMYALGQLGWSLASFAIGNALVYFFMPPEGVTIQQFIPRGTVFLGLTVVGLALGVSRLFDAITDPLVATMSDRSKLKLGKRRGFLAISVLPFAIFSFLPFLPPSNNYTLNTIWLFSTVIIFYWLMTMYVTPFFAWMSELGHDPNERLTLSTMISITWAIGYVLGTQIYLFQSILENAGFESTKAFQIVVIIYGIISFIFMLLPVLFIDEKKYCEERTLNEGGLESVINAFKEKNFRIFVLQDLLYWFGLTGISLGLVYYVVILLGLPKEQASQVQLIMFLLSFIFYVPVNFIAKKTGKKKLLMSGFIIFAINFVFLAFLGKVPLSPYIQSYIVAILSAIPLAIFGILPNAMIADIAEAHGRETGNYKAAVFFGARTFMQKLGQTIAGLIFPSIFIWGSDQVNATGLRVSAIISMIFMILGFILLILYNEKKILKILNAESI from the coding sequence ATGGTAGAAAGATTACCAACATGGAAAAAGTGGATGTATGCGTTAGGACAATTAGGATGGTCTTTAGCAAGTTTTGCTATAGGAAATGCTCTTGTTTATTTTTTCATGCCGCCAGAAGGAGTAACTATACAACAATTCATTCCCAGAGGAACTGTTTTTCTTGGATTAACTGTTGTAGGTTTAGCCTTAGGAGTATCAAGATTATTTGATGCAATTACAGATCCTTTAGTTGCAACTATGTCAGATAGAAGCAAGTTAAAATTGGGAAAAAGAAGAGGTTTTTTAGCAATAAGCGTACTACCTTTCGCAATATTTTCATTTCTTCCATTTTTACCACCATCAAATAATTATACGTTAAATACTATATGGTTATTTAGTACTGTTATTATTTTCTACTGGTTAATGACTATGTATGTTACGCCTTTTTTTGCTTGGATGAGTGAACTTGGCCATGATCCAAATGAAAGACTAACTCTTAGTACAATGATTTCAATTACCTGGGCTATTGGATATGTTTTGGGAACTCAAATATATCTTTTCCAATCAATTTTAGAAAATGCTGGTTTTGAATCAACTAAAGCATTCCAAATAGTTGTAATTATATATGGAATTATAAGTTTTATTTTCATGTTGTTACCAGTATTATTTATTGATGAGAAGAAATATTGTGAAGAAAGGACTTTAAATGAAGGTGGCTTGGAATCAGTAATTAATGCGTTTAAAGAAAAGAATTTTAGAATTTTTGTTTTACAAGATTTATTGTATTGGTTTGGTTTAACAGGTATTAGTCTTGGTTTAGTGTATTATGTTGTAATACTATTAGGATTACCAAAAGAGCAAGCTTCGCAAGTTCAATTAATAATGTTTTTACTTTCTTTTATTTTCTATGTTCCAGTTAATTTTATAGCTAAAAAAACTGGAAAAAAGAAATTATTAATGTCAGGTTTTATTATATTTGCTATAAACTTTGTATTTTTAGCCTTTTTAGGAAAGGTTCCTTTATCCCCATATATTCAAAGTTATATAGTCGCAATATTATCAGCTATTCCTTTAGCAATTTTTGGTATATTACCTAATGCAATGATAGCAGATATAGCAGAAGCACATGGAAGAGAAACAGGGAATTATAAAGCTGCAGTATTTTTTGGAGCAAGAACTTTTATGCAAAAATTAGGTCAAACTATAGCTGGATTGATATTTCCTTCAATATTTATTTGGGGATCTGATCAAGTAAATGCAACGGGGTTACGGGTAAGTGCAATAATATCTATGATTTTTATGATCCTAGGTTTTATATTATTAATCTTATATAATGAAAAGAAAATATTAAAAATATTAAATGCTGAATCTATATAA
- a CDS encoding HD domain-containing phosphohydrolase, giving the protein MKKIFLVIIILFSLSIYSQKLIVGLYDNKPLTYIDDNQYSGFAVDLLKEIAKREHWNLEFKYDTFFNLINEIYSNKIDLIIALGKNKERENFILYPKEPFFTNWGVIYSNKKIDSILDLNNKKIAVLKGDIYNNEITNLIQKMELNVEFIEFNSYDDVLKNVYNNNCDAGVVNRIYSGNTYNLYKTPIVFSPIEVYYGFSKKTKKEIIDKIDYYLKSWKFDENSPYYTLFNKYILKDSIPNWIKNLLIFLPVIAITFFASALIYYLSFKKTLSQLIIKNTKLDEYISELSSVNEELEENYNEIENLNFKLVQLMKMISNLKISNPLDIFYQDLLRTAIILIPEADYGSIIYINSKNNKWKFLSSYGHNFELLKNIEYAAGHIPTNEKIRIINHNIVENERIEMDEKSYELLKKASKPIKQTMIYEINLNIDEWINFCLDIDVNSDKSFSDESKELLEIFGNLAKAFWIEKMAYENIKNSYTKLSNKLAFIADEYDDITGKHIYRVSKYSKFIAEKLNLDPILIDEISTYAPLHDIGKILVDKSILLKKDELSEKEWEEMKKHTIYGAKILEEDYFKTARNIALYHHEKFDGSGYPYGLKGDNIPIEAQIVALADVYDALRTDRPYKKGYSHEITVEIILKGDNRTKPEHFNPKILKIFETYHESFKNIFDSFL; this is encoded by the coding sequence ATGAAAAAAATATTTCTTGTTATTATAATATTATTTTCTTTATCTATATATTCTCAAAAATTAATAGTTGGCCTATATGATAATAAACCTTTAACATATATTGACGACAATCAATATAGTGGTTTTGCTGTAGACTTGTTAAAAGAAATTGCTAAAAGAGAACATTGGAATTTAGAGTTTAAATACGATACTTTTTTTAATTTAATTAATGAAATATACTCTAATAAAATTGATTTAATAATTGCTTTAGGAAAAAATAAAGAAAGGGAAAATTTCATTTTATATCCCAAAGAACCATTCTTTACAAATTGGGGAGTTATCTATTCAAACAAAAAGATTGATTCTATACTAGATTTAAATAATAAAAAGATTGCTGTTTTAAAAGGAGATATATATAATAATGAAATTACTAATTTAATACAAAAAATGGAATTAAATGTAGAGTTTATAGAATTCAATTCATATGATGATGTATTAAAAAATGTATATAACAATAATTGTGATGCTGGTGTAGTAAATAGAATATATTCTGGTAACACATACAATTTATATAAAACTCCTATAGTTTTTAGCCCTATTGAAGTGTATTATGGTTTTTCTAAAAAAACTAAAAAAGAAATTATAGATAAAATTGACTATTATTTAAAATCTTGGAAGTTTGATGAAAATTCACCATACTATACGTTATTTAATAAATATATATTAAAAGATTCCATACCAAATTGGATAAAGAATTTATTGATTTTTCTTCCTGTCATTGCTATAACATTTTTTGCTAGCGCTTTAATATATTATTTATCATTCAAAAAAACTCTATCACAACTTATAATAAAAAACACTAAACTAGATGAGTATATATCAGAATTAAGTAGTGTAAATGAAGAATTAGAGGAAAATTATAATGAAATAGAAAATTTAAATTTCAAATTAGTTCAACTTATGAAAATGATATCTAACTTAAAAATTTCTAATCCTCTTGATATCTTTTATCAAGATTTATTACGAACTGCTATCATATTAATTCCTGAAGCAGATTATGGTAGCATAATATATATTAATTCCAAAAATAACAAGTGGAAATTTTTAAGTTCATACGGTCATAATTTTGAATTATTAAAAAATATCGAATATGCTGCAGGACATATTCCTACTAATGAAAAAATACGAATAATTAATCATAATATTGTTGAAAATGAAAGAATAGAAATGGATGAAAAATCATATGAATTATTAAAAAAAGCTTCTAAACCAATAAAACAAACTATGATATATGAAATTAATTTAAACATTGATGAATGGATAAATTTCTGTCTTGATATTGATGTTAATAGCGATAAATCTTTTAGCGATGAATCAAAAGAGTTATTAGAAATTTTTGGAAATTTAGCAAAAGCTTTTTGGATAGAAAAAATGGCTTATGAAAATATTAAAAATTCTTATACTAAACTTTCTAACAAATTAGCATTTATAGCAGATGAATATGATGATATAACAGGAAAACATATTTACAGAGTATCTAAATATTCTAAATTTATTGCCGAAAAATTAAATTTAGATCCAATTTTAATAGATGAAATTTCAACTTATGCTCCTTTACATGATATTGGAAAAATTCTCGTTGATAAATCTATTTTATTAAAAAAAGATGAGCTTTCAGAAAAAGAATGGGAAGAAATGAAAAAGCATACAATATACGGAGCTAAAATTTTAGAAGAAGATTATTTCAAAACCGCTAGAAATATTGCATTATACCATCATGAAAAATTTGATGGAAGCGGATATCCATATGGGTTAAAAGGAGATAATATACCTATAGAAGCACAAATAGTTGCTTTAGCAGATGTATACGATGCTCTAAGAACCGATAGACCATATAAAAAAGGATATTCCCATGAAATAACTGTTGAAATAATATTAAAAGGAGATAATAGGACAAAACCAGAACACTTTAATCCTAAAATTTTAAAAATTTTTGAAACTTATCATGAGTCATTCAAAAATATTTTCGATTCTTTTTTATAA
- a CDS encoding FAD-dependent protein produces the protein MKNNIFRINNIKLPIDHTFDDIKLEIAKIANISSSDIKNIKIIKQSIDARKKHQMIYFNYSIDFELDRVLNNSRIEISQKKEYELPKYGENNLSSRPLIIGTGPAGLFAGLILAEAGFEPIILERGKNVEERKKDVNKFWNSGILNTESNVQFGEGGAGTFSDGKLNTLIKDKNNRIKKMLEEFVKAGAPEEILYINKPHIGTDKLEIAVKNIRKKIEKLGGSIYFNSKVTDFIIDHNKIKGVVVNNSDKIYSDIVILAIGHSARDTFEKLFEKGVKINQKPFSIGVRIEHLKEIIDKSQYGKFYNHPKLKAADYKLSHRAKNGRAVYTFCMCPGGYVVASASEENMVVTNGMSEFARDNINSNSAVLVSVSPEDFPSSHPLSGVEFQRIFEKKAFNKNYYAPVQLFGDLLKNQKSKKFDRVFPTYKPGIVFTDLNTILPEYIVSSLKEGIIDMGKKLKGFSDYDSVLTGVETRSSSPIRIERNENYESVNIEGLYPIGEGAGYAGGITSSAVDGIRVAEKIISKYKKGW, from the coding sequence ATGAAGAATAACATTTTTAGAATAAATAACATTAAACTTCCAATTGATCATACATTTGATGATATTAAACTAGAAATCGCTAAGATTGCTAATATATCTTCTTCTGATATAAAAAATATTAAAATAATAAAACAATCAATTGATGCAAGAAAAAAACATCAAATGATTTACTTTAATTATTCTATAGATTTTGAATTAGACAGAGTGTTAAACAATTCTAGAATTGAAATTTCGCAAAAAAAAGAATATGAACTTCCAAAATACGGTGAAAATAACTTAAGTTCTAGGCCATTAATTATAGGAACAGGTCCTGCAGGATTATTTGCAGGATTAATTTTAGCTGAAGCTGGGTTTGAACCAATTATTTTAGAAAGAGGAAAAAATGTAGAAGAGAGAAAAAAAGATGTAAATAAATTTTGGAATAGTGGTATTTTAAATACTGAAAGTAATGTTCAATTTGGTGAAGGCGGGGCTGGAACTTTTTCAGATGGAAAATTAAATACTTTAATTAAAGATAAAAATAATAGAATAAAAAAGATGTTAGAAGAATTTGTAAAAGCAGGAGCTCCTGAAGAAATATTATATATAAATAAACCTCATATTGGTACAGATAAATTAGAAATTGCTGTGAAAAATATTAGAAAAAAAATTGAAAAATTAGGCGGTTCTATTTATTTCAATTCAAAAGTTACCGACTTTATCATTGATCATAATAAAATTAAAGGGGTTGTTGTTAATAATTCTGATAAGATATATTCCGATATTGTTATATTAGCAATTGGCCATAGTGCTAGAGATACTTTTGAAAAATTATTTGAAAAAGGTGTTAAAATAAATCAAAAACCTTTTTCAATTGGAGTAAGAATAGAACATTTAAAAGAAATTATTGATAAAAGTCAATACGGCAAATTTTACAATCATCCAAAATTAAAAGCTGCAGATTATAAATTATCTCATAGAGCAAAAAATGGAAGAGCTGTATATACTTTTTGCATGTGTCCTGGAGGATATGTTGTTGCTTCTGCATCAGAAGAAAATATGGTTGTAACTAATGGTATGAGTGAATTTGCTCGAGATAATATTAATTCTAATAGTGCTGTCTTAGTAAGCGTTTCTCCAGAAGACTTTCCTTCCAGTCATCCCTTATCTGGTGTAGAATTTCAAAGAATATTTGAAAAAAAAGCTTTTAACAAAAATTATTATGCTCCTGTACAATTATTTGGAGATTTATTAAAAAATCAAAAATCAAAAAAGTTTGATAGAGTATTTCCTACATATAAGCCTGGAATTGTTTTTACAGATTTAAATACTATTCTTCCAGAATATATTGTTTCTTCTTTAAAAGAAGGAATTATAGATATGGGGAAAAAACTCAAAGGATTTTCTGATTACGACTCAGTTTTAACAGGTGTTGAAACTAGAAGTTCATCTCCAATCCGTATCGAAAGAAATGAAAATTATGAAAGTGTAAATATTGAAGGTCTTTATCCTATAGGAGAAGGAGCAGGTTATGCAGGCGGAATTACTTCATCAGCAGTAGATGGTATTAGGGTTGCTGAAAAAATTATTAGTAAATATAAAAAGGGATGGTGA
- the fliS gene encoding flagellar export chaperone FliS, with product MYQPNQNANNKYVENMVKTASPAKLVELLYLNAIERLNRAKKYIEEKKIADANNQIIRVEDIIMELNLSLDMEKGGEISKNLRALYTYMYRRLLEANLNKDIEILEEVKSLLNTLLEAWREAMKQAGDVIKQQVNGPERKGFDIST from the coding sequence ATGTATCAACCAAATCAAAATGCTAATAATAAATATGTAGAAAATATGGTAAAAACAGCTAGCCCAGCTAAACTTGTAGAATTATTATATTTAAATGCAATAGAAAGATTAAATAGAGCAAAGAAATATATAGAAGAAAAAAAAATAGCTGATGCAAATAATCAAATAATTAGAGTGGAAGATATTATTATGGAATTAAATTTATCTCTTGATATGGAAAAGGGTGGAGAAATATCAAAAAATTTAAGAGCACTATATACATATATGTATAGAAGATTATTAGAAGCTAATTTGAATAAGGATATTGAAATATTAGAAGAAGTAAAATCATTATTAAATACATTATTGGAAGCTTGGAGAGAAGCAATGAAACAAGCAGGAGATGTAATCAAACAACAGGTTAATGGTCCGGAAAGAAAAGGATTTGATATATCAACATAA